The following proteins are co-located in the Gossypium hirsutum isolate 1008001.06 chromosome A02, Gossypium_hirsutum_v2.1, whole genome shotgun sequence genome:
- the LOC107951411 gene encoding aspartyl protease AED3, giving the protein MYKNPLAFSILRNQNSILRNRSFGSMDFIATILFLALVISSAKALDPCGSQPDDSDLLVIPIYGKCSPFNPPKPDSWFNTVMNMASKDPARVKYLSSLLAQKTTAVPIASGQQVLNIGNYVVRVKIGTPGQLMFMVLDTSNDVAWVPCSGCTRCSATTFSPNTSSTYGSLDCGLPQCAQVHGLSCPATGSAACSFNQSYGGDSSFSANLVRDSLGLANDIVPDFAFGCINAISGGSVPPQGLLGLGRGPMSLISQSGALYSGVFSYCLPSFKSYYFSGSLKLGPVGQPKNIRTTPLLKSPHRPSLYYVNLTGISVGRVQVPIAPEYLAFNPNTGAGTIIDSGTVVTRFVQPIYKAIRDEFVKHVKGPFTTIGVFDTCFDATAEAEAPLITLHFEGLSMTLPMENSFLHTSAGSRACLAIAPVPNNVNAAMNVIANLQQQNHRILFDVINSRLGIAREACN; this is encoded by the coding sequence ATGTATAAAAATCCTCTTGCCTTCTCAATTCTGAGGAACCAAAACTCAATCCTTCGAAATCGTAGCTTTGGAAGCATGGACTTCATAGCTACTATCCTGTTTCTAGCTCTTGTCATCTCCTCCGCCAAAGCTTTAGACCCTTGCGGCTCTCAGCCAGATGACTCGGACCTTTTGGTCATCCCAATCTATGGCAAATGTTCACCATTCAACCCACCCAAACCTGACTCATGGTTCAACACAGTCATGAACATGGCATCAAAAGACCCAGCAAGGGTCAAGTACTTGTCGAGCCTTCTAGCCCAAAAGACCACTGCGGTTCCCATTGCTTCAGGCCAACAAGTCCTAAATATTGGCAACTATGTCGTCCGGGTAAAGATTGGCACTCCGGGTCAGCTCATGTTCATGGTATTGGACACTAGCAATGATGTGGCTTGGGTCCCATGCTCCGGCTGCACCAGGTGCTCAGCCACCACTTTCTCACCCAACACTTCTTCCACCTATGGTTCGTTGGATTGCGGTTTGCCCCAATGCGCCCAGGTCCATGGGCTGTCGTGCCCGGCTACGGGGTCTGCGGCTTGCTCTTTTAACCAATCCTACGGTGGAGATTCATCATTTTCGGCCAACTTGGTTCGAGATTCCTTAGGATTAGCCAATGACATTGTCCCAGATTTTGCTTTTGGATGTATAAACGCCATCTCTGGTGGGTCAGTACCACCGCAAGGACTGTTGGGTTTGGGTCGGGGGCCCATGTCACTTATTTCACAATCTGGGGCCCTCTACTCTGGTGTTTTCTCATATTGTCTACCCAGTTTCAAGTCCTACTACTTTTCGGGTTCTCTCAAACTCGGGCCAGTTGGACAACCCAAGAACATTCGAACCACCCCACTCCTAAAAAGCCCACACCGACCTTCACTTTACTATGTTAACCTAACCGGAATAAGTGTAGGCCGGGTTCAAGTCCCCATTGCCCCGGAATACCTAGCGTTTAACCCCAACACCGGGGCAGGGACCATAATAGATTCGGGTACGGTTGTAACCCGATTCGTCCAGCCCATTTACAAGGCAATCCGAGATGAGTTTGTGAAGCATGTGAAAGGTCCATTTACAACAATTGGAGTATTTGATACATGCTTTGATGCTACAGCAGAAGCTGAGGCACCTTTAATAACATTACATTTCGAAGGCTTGTCGATGACATTGCCAATGGAAAACAGCTTCTTGCACACCAGTGCCGGGTCTCGGGCATGCTTGGCCATAGCACCGGTCCCCAACAATGTGAACGCCGCCATGAATGTGATAGCCAATTTGCAGCAGCAGAATCATAGGATTCTCTTTGATGTGATCAATTCTCGCTTGGGAATTGCTCGTGAAGCTTGCAATTAG